In a genomic window of Amphiprion ocellaris isolate individual 3 ecotype Okinawa chromosome 13, ASM2253959v1, whole genome shotgun sequence:
- the il12ba gene encoding interleukin 12Ba isoform X1, whose amino-acid sequence MSHSFLTFAEVDTMKLFVFTVVCAFLHVSYQIPRSHWTLLPNILVVEVDGTLGQQPLSCIELPEELMRIGNQSQGIFWKKNGKEEAQRGNSYLVRLEESLGGGNYTCHSKDGSLLNHTVVLISEDETKRRKILVKNDKEDYLKCSAQNYNGEFHCSWAWHPSRVGKVAFIKARRVSDNKSIQCSLDSGSQLWMCSSDHSNFSCTVDDSVRRISCLDKQHCPYAEESQPIHITVYVKTKQFLVENYSKHFYLSEIVKPDKVRIVKINSSVIEWSYPRSWSSPYSYFPLTFQIAQLRGECRRCNNPCTDSKAATTTMVQSPNICQFQVWHKAKAVCVRAKDAICDSQWSEWSHLSLRGSKKNRRHNKEEA is encoded by the exons ATGTCACACTCGTTTCTTACTTTTGCAGAAGTTGACACG atgaagttgtttgttttcaccGTCGTCTGTGCATTTCTACACGTCAGCTACCAAATTCCAAGGAGTCACTGGACTCTGCTGCCCAACA TCCTGGTTGTGGAGGTGGATGGCACTTTGGGCCAGCAGCCCCTGAGCTGCATTGAGCTGCCAGAGGAGCTTATGAGGATAGGCAACCAGAGCCAAGGTATTTTTTGGAAGAAGAATGGAAAAGAGGAAGCACAGAGAGGAAACTCCTATCTGGTGCGGCTGGAGGAAAGCCTCGGAGGAGGCAACTACACCTGCCACAGCAAGGACGGATCGCTCCTTAATCACACCGTGGTCCTGATCTCAGAGGATGAAACCAAGAGGAGGAAGATTCtggtgaaaaatgacaaag AGGATTATTTAAAGTGCTCCGCTCAAAATTACAACGGAGAGTTCCACTGCTCCTGGGCCTGGCATCCCAGCCGCGTTGGCAAAGTAGCATTCATCAAAGCTCGACG TGTTTCTGACAACAAGAGCATCCAGTGTTCTTTAGACTCCGGTTCTCAGCTGTGGATGTGCTCCTCGGATCACAGCAACTTCAGCTGCACGGTGGATGACAGCGTTCGCAGGATCTCCTGCCTGGACAAGCAGCACTGTCCTTACGCTGAGGAGAGCCAGCCTATCCACATCACCGTCTATGTCAAGACCAAGCAGTTCCTGGTGGAGAACTACTCCAAGCATTTTTACCTGTCAGAGATAG TGAAACCTGACAAGGTGAGGATCGTAAAAATCAACAGCTCGGTGATAGAGTGGAGTTACCCGAGGTCCTGGAGCAGCCCCTACTCCTACTTCCCCCTCACTTTCCAGATTGCACAGCTCAGGGGTGAATGCAGGAGGTGCAACAACCCGTGTACTGACTCAAAAGCTGCCACG ACCACGATGGTCCAGTCTCCAAACATTTGCCAGTTTCAAGTGTGGCACAAGGCAAAGGCGGTGTGTGTCCGAGCGAAGGATGCCATCTGTGACTCACAGTGGAGCGAGTGGAGTCATCTCAG TTTGAGGGGAAGCAAGAAGAACAGACGGCACAACAAGGAAGAAGCATAA
- the il12ba gene encoding interleukin 12Ba isoform X2 — protein sequence MKLFVFTVVCAFLHVSYQIPRSHWTLLPNILVVEVDGTLGQQPLSCIELPEELMRIGNQSQGIFWKKNGKEEAQRGNSYLVRLEESLGGGNYTCHSKDGSLLNHTVVLISEDETKRRKILVKNDKEDYLKCSAQNYNGEFHCSWAWHPSRVGKVAFIKARRVSDNKSIQCSLDSGSQLWMCSSDHSNFSCTVDDSVRRISCLDKQHCPYAEESQPIHITVYVKTKQFLVENYSKHFYLSEIVKPDKVRIVKINSSVIEWSYPRSWSSPYSYFPLTFQIAQLRGECRRCNNPCTDSKAATTTMVQSPNICQFQVWHKAKAVCVRAKDAICDSQWSEWSHLSLRGSKKNRRHNKEEA from the exons atgaagttgtttgttttcaccGTCGTCTGTGCATTTCTACACGTCAGCTACCAAATTCCAAGGAGTCACTGGACTCTGCTGCCCAACA TCCTGGTTGTGGAGGTGGATGGCACTTTGGGCCAGCAGCCCCTGAGCTGCATTGAGCTGCCAGAGGAGCTTATGAGGATAGGCAACCAGAGCCAAGGTATTTTTTGGAAGAAGAATGGAAAAGAGGAAGCACAGAGAGGAAACTCCTATCTGGTGCGGCTGGAGGAAAGCCTCGGAGGAGGCAACTACACCTGCCACAGCAAGGACGGATCGCTCCTTAATCACACCGTGGTCCTGATCTCAGAGGATGAAACCAAGAGGAGGAAGATTCtggtgaaaaatgacaaag AGGATTATTTAAAGTGCTCCGCTCAAAATTACAACGGAGAGTTCCACTGCTCCTGGGCCTGGCATCCCAGCCGCGTTGGCAAAGTAGCATTCATCAAAGCTCGACG TGTTTCTGACAACAAGAGCATCCAGTGTTCTTTAGACTCCGGTTCTCAGCTGTGGATGTGCTCCTCGGATCACAGCAACTTCAGCTGCACGGTGGATGACAGCGTTCGCAGGATCTCCTGCCTGGACAAGCAGCACTGTCCTTACGCTGAGGAGAGCCAGCCTATCCACATCACCGTCTATGTCAAGACCAAGCAGTTCCTGGTGGAGAACTACTCCAAGCATTTTTACCTGTCAGAGATAG TGAAACCTGACAAGGTGAGGATCGTAAAAATCAACAGCTCGGTGATAGAGTGGAGTTACCCGAGGTCCTGGAGCAGCCCCTACTCCTACTTCCCCCTCACTTTCCAGATTGCACAGCTCAGGGGTGAATGCAGGAGGTGCAACAACCCGTGTACTGACTCAAAAGCTGCCACG ACCACGATGGTCCAGTCTCCAAACATTTGCCAGTTTCAAGTGTGGCACAAGGCAAAGGCGGTGTGTGTCCGAGCGAAGGATGCCATCTGTGACTCACAGTGGAGCGAGTGGAGTCATCTCAG TTTGAGGGGAAGCAAGAAGAACAGACGGCACAACAAGGAAGAAGCATAA